The genomic stretch TCATCCGCCGTTTTCCCGTCCATTTCCGCTTCCGGCCGCAACATCAAACGATGGGTGAGCACATCGGGCGCAAAATACAACACATCGTCGGGGACGACAAAATCCCGTTCATGCATCCACGCCCACGCCTGCGCCGCCTTTAAAAGCGCGCCCGAACCGCGCGGGCTTACGCCCAGAAGCACGTCTGGATGAATTCTCGTTTGCTGCGCCAAATGCACAATCAATTGTTTGATATCCGCGTCAACAAAAACGGAGCGGACGGCAAGCTGAATCTCCCGCCATTCTTCAACGGCAATAACGGGCTTAAGCCGCGAAACGGGATGTTCCGCGCTGATCAGATCGAGCATATCAACCTCTTGTCCGCTCTCCGGATAGCCCATTTTTAAGCGCAGCAAAAATCTGTCCATTTGCGCTTCCGGCAGCGTTGACGTCCCCAATAAATGCGGCGGATTTTGCGTTGCCACGACGATAAACGGATCAGGCAGCGGATACGTGCCGCCGTCCACCGTGACGCATTTTTCCTCCATGCACTCCAGAAGCGCCGATTGCGTTTTCGGCGACGCGCGGTTGATTTCATCCGCCAGGACGATATTCGCCATCACCGGCCCTTCGCGAAAGACAAACTCTCCCGTTTTTTGGTTATAGACGGATGCGCCGATAACATCTCCGGGCAGCATGTCGGAAGTGAATTGAATCCGTTTGCAGGTGCAGCCGAACGTTGCCGCCAGCGCCCGCGCCAGCATCGTCTTGCCCACGCCGGGCACGTCTTCCAGCAGAATGTGGCCCCCGCACAAGAGCGCGGTAACCGACTTTTCTATCATTTCGGTTTTGCCTACGATTACTTTTTCCACATTGCGCACAATTTGCTTGATGATTTCATGCGGCCTATCAAACATGCCGCCAAACGCCAATTCGGGGCGCATTTCACCAACTCCCTCAAGTCGCTCAAGGTCTTCCTTTCTAGCATTGCCAAAGAAAAACACAAATAAACCGGGAGCGTTTTGTCTTATGCAAGTCCCCGGTTTTCTATGAAGCTTATGATCTATTGCCGTGGCGCGCTTTTATCGCGCAACTCTATCATTCCAGTACCGCGGCTAATTTTGACAGATACGATTTCACAGTCGAATAGCTGAGCGGCCAGGCGAAGCGAAATCCGTACG from Bacilli bacterium encodes the following:
- a CDS encoding MoxR family ATPase, which produces MRPELAFGGMFDRPHEIIKQIVRNVEKVIVGKTEMIEKSVTALLCGGHILLEDVPGVGKTMLARALAATFGCTCKRIQFTSDMLPGDVIGASVYNQKTGEFVFREGPVMANIVLADEINRASPKTQSALLECMEEKCVTVDGGTYPLPDPFIVVATQNPPHLLGTSTLPEAQMDRFLLRLKMGYPESGQEVDMLDLISAEHPVSRLKPVIAVEEWREIQLAVRSVFVDADIKQLIVHLAQQTRIHPDVLLGVSPRGSGALLKAAQAWAWMHERDFVVPDDVLYFAPDVLTHRLMLRPEAEMDGKTADDILREAVQKTAVPHIGGKDFGLMRRHEGSGRRANRTVGVWE